The Cinclus cinclus chromosome 3, bCinCin1.1, whole genome shotgun sequence genome has a window encoding:
- the FBXO48 gene encoding F-box only protein 48, with the protein MAAGGQPARSAAGGPCPHTEAAVTPPHPEAAAGDAERAAGRDSAEGRRGLGDFVSALPPEISSRIFSGLDVDSLCHASVTCKGWHRVIESNERLWRHHCLAVRAVCQREIDCDRGNGYSWKITLLRNYWKSKVKQEWLSGKYSNIPSQFSLPEKSMYPMDVDTWGEILEAELER; encoded by the exons ATGGCGGCAGGCGGGCAGCCGGCCCGGAGCGCTGCCGGCGGCCCCTGCCCGCACACGGAGGCCGCGGTGACGCCTCCCCACCCCGAGGCCGCGGCGGGGGACGCGGAGCGCGCTGCCGGCCGGGACAGCGCCGAAGGAAGAAGAGGACTGGGTGACTTCGTGTCTGCGCTTCCTCCCGAGATCAGCTCCCGGATTTTCAGCGGGCTGGATGTGGATAGCTTGTGTCACGCGTCCGTGACGTGCAAGGGCTGGCACCGCGTCATCGAGAGCAACGAGCGGCTGTGGCGGCACCACTGCCTGGCCGTGCGCGCCGTCTGCCAGCGGGAGATCGACTGCGACCGAGGGAACGGGTATTCCTGGAAG ATTACATTGTTGAGAAACTACTGGAAAAGCAAAGTGAAGCAAGAATGGCTTAGTGGGAAATACAGCAACATTCCTTCACAATTCAGCTTGCCAGAGAAAAGCATGTATCCAATGGACGTTGACACGTGGGGAGAAATCTTGGAAGCAGAACTTGAGAGATGA